CTTTGCCAATTCTAAAATCGATGAATATCAAAAGATGTTGGACAGGGCTAAGGCCCGGCTCTCCTGATGAGTTGCCTATTCTAGGGCCAGTGCCGGGAGTTGAAGGTTATTTGAATGCTTGTGGTCACTTTAGAACGGGCATGCTCACGTCAGCAATTACAGGCCAACTTCTCAACGAGCTAGTCAGAGAGCAGCAACTTACACTAGATATATCTCCTTTCTTATACGATCGCTTCATATCTCCTTCAGGTGAAATGACGGGTTCATATCACCTGGAGGCAAGCTTGTGAAAAATCGAGAGCTTAAATATATTTGGGTAGCAGTCGGGTGCGCGCTGATACTCGTCATTTCCCACCTTCTTCTATACAAGCAATTGATAGAGCAAGAATGGGTCGAATACACACTTGCAATCATCCCCTTTGCGCTTGCTGCGATAGGGTATTGGTCAGTAAAAAATGCAATACGAGCAGAGGTTGAAGGAAGCAAAAATAACGTGAAATAACCAGTTTAATTCAGTGTGATCATGTTTAGCGCGTGTTAGTAATTACAACTAACACGCGTACGTTACTAGTTGCGTCAACGGCGGTGCCGAAAGGCCATATAAAAATACTACCCTGAGTGCTAACTCAAGGTAGTATGTATTGGAAGAGCCTCTCCGAGAAAATAATTACGTTCTAGTACTTCCTACCGTTATCCTGCGGTCAAAGTGTAACTCTAAGCCTGCCTTACCATACTGGTGCCAATCTGGGAGAGAATCTCCATTAGGTGAGCCGCTACGAACAAATGCGGCGATTGCCCCTTGAAATATATCAACTAAGTTTTCCATTTCTTGTTTGCCTGCTCCATCTAGCATGGGTGCATCAACCCATACATCTAGGTTACCAAACAAGAAAGGTAAATCGATGCAGTGACAAGCAGCAAACTTCGATGAAGGCGCTTGCCAGTCAAAGCTGTAAACATATGTTGTTCCACCGTTGTCGCTATGGCCAGCAGCTGCTTCAAGGCTTCCTTCAGTAAAGATTGCTTGAGTTTGCACATCGCTTATAAGGTTAAATGGAGTAGAAGGAACTCTGTATCCAGCAGCTTTTTTCATTGCTGCCACGGCCTGTTCACCAAAGCGGCGTTGGAAGAGTGGCATGGCTAATTTTGCTATTTCAGCTTGGATGGCTGGCTCTGTCGGCAAAAATGCGGCCATTTCCTCGCGAGTTGTACCTATCATCACATCTATATCGGTTGCAGAGCCCTCACGTAATGCCAGGCCCGGTTGTGAAGTAACAAAGTCACCATCTACAGAAGGGATAAACGGAGGTGTAATTTCTCCTCCCGATGGAGCGAACTTCTCCTGTAAGAGTTTCTGTGCGCGCAAAAGCTCTTCGGAAGATACTCTACAAAGGGCTTCTCTATCTCCAGGTTTAACGCCAAGTTCCTCAAGGTATGCCGCCGCTATTTCACGAATTTTGTCAGGTTGATGAAGTTTTGCCCCGAGAGGAGCGCTCATCATGATGGCACGATGGAAATACTGACGACTAGCTGGGTGATCGAGGTGAATAGCAACGGAATGAGCGCCTGCAGATTGCCCAGCTATTGTTACATTATTGGGATCACCGCCAAAGCTAGATACCACTTTTTGAATAAAATCGAGAGCACAGAGTTGATCGTGTAAACCAAGGTTAGCTGGAGCGATGTCATCTATCGGGAGAAAGCCGAGTGCGCCAATGCGATAGCTGATATTGACTACAACCATTCCGGTATTCTTAACAAGCTGAGAGCCATCATAACAAGAATATGAACCGCTCCCAGTTATGAAAGCTCCTCCATGTATGTACACTAGAACAGGAGCATTTTCAGTATTGCTTGATGGAGCCCACACATCAAGGTGTAAGCAATCTTCCCCCATTGGAATTGAATATTCACCCATAACCGAATCAAGGCGGCAGGGTAACTGCAGGGGTTGCAAACCTTTTTTGGTACAGTCTAGTGGGGTGGTCCAAGGTGTTATGGGAACTGGTAGGGCAAAGCGATGTTCCTCTAATGGAGGAATAGCGTAACGTAGTCGGTGAGCAGACAAAACGCCTTGTGATTCGATACAACACACGGGGCCAAATGGTGTATTGATTTCTACGGTTTTTTGATTGTCCATTCTTTACTCCTTTGGTTATCAATTCTTGCTAACCGACAGTAGTCGTTAATCAAGCTATGAGTGCGTGAAATTAAAAGGGCAAAGTTATTTAAATGGAGATGATATGACTGTTGCTCTTAGCTTCTGCTCCTAGTTGAACACATTTACTTATCGGAAATCGCGCATAAATTATTTATACCGGCTAGCATATTAACAGCAAGAATATAGACCTCTCAATAGACCTTTCTTTGCTAGTAAGCCGGAACGCCACTAATTAATCACTATTTGCTGTCAGTTTAATTATTGGCACCCTAATAGAACTTCCATTTATCTTATATAGCTCAAAACCCTTTCTAAATGATGAATGTGTCAATTTTAATTTATCTTTCAAGGAGCTGGAACTTAATTGGGTTTGAATGGGCACTCGTCCAAGCTTATAGGCTCTTTCTCTTTGCCGGAACTAGAATACTTGCTTTGAATTCGTTCTTTTATGCCACTACTGTTTAATTGTTCAATTACAGCATTAAACTTAGGAATTAGGTGTTGATAGTCACGATGGAGCCTTACGTGTAAAAGTACGGTCTCAAAACGGTAGATTACTTCAAAGTTGTCTATATCATATTTGAAATCGTACTGATTGTTACTGAGCAAGTACTGCAGCTCGTTTTCATTGATGATGATAGCTTTTAACCTTCCACGAAGAAGCTTCGGCAGTAAGTTTTTTGAGTTTGAGGGGCTAGTTTGTATTTTTCCTGCGTTGAATGCTTCAGTAAATCCCTCTGGGTAGTAATATCCAACCGTTACTCCTACCTTTTCCCCATGCAAGTCTTTGGAAGACTGAATATTTTTAAATACTCCTTTTTTGGCAAGAATAATATCAGATGTTGAAAATAATGGACTTGTATAGGATGAGCTAGACTCTTCGGCTTTCCTCCAAAAAGGAGAAATTGCAGACTCCGCGTTGATGCGACGTCCCCATTCTTTTCTCATACGCTTAGCATTTTTTATATCCAGCAGTTCCAGATCTGTTTTAGTACATACGGTAATAACCCTTAGTGTATCTATTGCTATCCCACCCCAACTACCATCATCTGACTGTATGCGCCAAGGTATCCAAGGAGAAACCGCTACCGATAACGAGTTTTCATTTGAAGGATAGGCTTTGTTGAGTAGGGTGGAGAAAAACATCACTACAATAACTGTACAAAAGAAATGGATGCTGAGGCTGGCAATCCCTCCTTTTGTCCATGAGCTTATGGTACGGAACCCTGATTTTTGTATCGGCATCACTTTATGTATCCCACAATATGTTGTTTGAACTTTCTCTGGTTTTACAGTATTTGCTCGGGAATCAGACATAACCACTCCTTGGTTTAAAAGAGTATAGTATTGCCTTTGGGTGTTAGCTCTAAATCCTCTCTTTAGTCTCCATAACTGAACTAATAGAGATTAATCTTTACTGCTCTCCAATAGATGCAACGATTACATAGAAACATATTGTGTCCTGTAAGGACGTAAATTAATCTATAAATAGGTTGAATCATGAGAGGTTGAAGTATGGATTGGTTGGAAAGTGTGCGCACTTATGTTCGAGTTGTGGAGCAAGGGAGTTTCCACTCGGCAGCTAAATCCCTCAACATGACAACTTCTGGGTTAAGTAAACGGATAAACTGGCTTGAGAATCAGCTCAATATTCAATTAATGAAGAGAACGACACGTTCATTATCATTAACCGAAGCTGGCGAGCACTTCTATCAAAAAGCCAGATACCAGTTATTGGAGTGGCAATCACTGGTAGATGAAACCCGAACCATAGACTCGAGCCCGTATGGGAAACTTATCATTGGCGCTACTGTTGCGGTTGGCGCCAAGATTCTAATGCCTTATATCGATAGCTTCTTAGCGAAATATCCGAATATGAAAGTAAAGTTGATCATGACTTCTCCGGGGCAGATTCCTGAGTTGCAATTAGATGTTTTTATCAGTCGTAAAGTCGAGCAGATAAATACGCTGAGTCACAAGGCTTTGCCACTATCCAATCACCGTCAAAGGTTTTACGCTTCACCTGATTATCTCAGCCGTCATGGTACTCCAAGCACAATTGAAGATCTCAGGGAACACAATTTGTTAGTTTGGGGTGAACATGAAGAAAAAAGACTCACTCTTTCGAATGGCGAAACCTTGTTGATGGATGGAAACTTCGTCACCTCCAACCCTGAAGCGTTATTTGAGAGCGTAAAACGGGGCATGGGAGTTGTACTGACGCCAGAGAACTTGGCACAAGAAAGTGTCGAGAAAGGAGATATTATTTCAATATTGCCTGACGTTCATGGCGAAGGTCTCTCACTATATGCGTACTACCCTTACTTACAGCAAACACATGCGCGAACCCAATTGTTTATAGACTTTCTTAAAGAGAATTTCATTCAACCTCGGGAATAAAGCCAAAGTGTTTCAATGGGGCAGTTCTTACAACAACTAGTTTAAATCTAATGCTTTTAAGAGCTGCTCATTTTCTACTTGTTCTCTGAGCTGCTGTAGCTCGCCAGACTCAATCATTTGTGCCAAGTGTTTATCAAGCTCGTCAAGTAGTGCCTGATCATAGGACGATTTCCTTGATAGCAGTAATTTAAACCCAACAGATTTGTACGTTTTCCTTAATGCTTTCACTTTGTTGTTTAAGTTCATTTTATGTAGAAGGGTCTCGCCAACAAGGTAGGAGTGAAGAAACACGTCTTTTCGACCAAATGCTATCAACCCTAAACATTGTTGCGCAGAAGTAAGAGAGGTATAGGGTAAGTCGTAGTTTTTAAGTATTTGCTCTGAAGAGCCATCACCATTGACGACTACGTACTGTAATTTCTTATTTTTAAGAATGTCTTGGTCAGGTTTTATGTTTTCAAATAAAGGCGATTCTTGAGAAACAAATGCGCGCCAATCTAAAGAGAACAAATCGTATTTGTTGGCTAAAAAATAATGTTCTCTTTCCGGAGTAATTGCAGTAAATATGGCGTCGTAGCGGCCTTGCTTCGCACTCTCTTGAGCCCTTGCCCAAGGTTCGGCGTAGGAGTTAACTTCCATACCCATTTTTTCAGTCAAAATCTTACTGAGTAAAACCGGCAAAATACCTGAAACGGCGTGATTTTCTAGGTGATAAGAAAACGGTGCCCAGCGCGAGCTGTAAACGACACTGATAGTTTTTCCTTTAAATGAAGTCGAGCTTGAATAGGCTGTATGGGGTAAAAGTGTACTGCACAAGATCAGCAAAGAAACAAATAGATAACGCTGCATAACTCACTCCAAAATCCAATCACATCTCTAAGTGTAGTTAAACCTTTTCATTTGTGAGTGATTTGCTTGGCACAGAGTTAGAGATAGCAAAATTGGAACCGACAGCACTTTGTGCTGCCGGATATACGCGCAATGTTTATATAGACATTTCTGGAACTAGTGGATGCTTTTTAGCTTGGTAAGCACATCTGTTAGCGAGGGTTCAATAGAATGACCAAGTGCAATGACTTCGTCTGTCGGTTGTATGAGATCTGGAATTTGATAGGCAATGGTGCCAGCGGCTACCGCGGCTTTGATACCGTTATTGGAATCTTCAAATGAGAGACATACATCCGGGCTTACTTCCAATCGACTTGCCGCAAGCAAATAAATCTCTGGATCGGGTTTACTGTTGGATACTTCGCAGCCCGTAGTTAAGTTTTGAAAATACTGATCGAGGCCTGCCAATCTCAGTTTGGTTTTGGCGACATTGTTCTCTGTAGAAGTTGCCACGGCCATAGGAATGGATTGGTTATGTAACCAATCTAACAGCTCAATCACACCTTGCTTTACAGGGATAGGTTCATGCATGACCACCGCTTGGTAGCGTCGTTTCCATTCATTGTGTAATGGTTGGTAGTCTGCGCCATAAGCACCAGTAAGGATCTCTTCACAACGTTTTGAATTACAACCAATGATGTTGAGATAAGCGGATTCTAAAAAAGGGAGGTTAAGGGCATCGCAGGCTTGTTGGAAAATAGTTTTACATACGCGCTCGGTATCGAGCAAAAGACCGTCCATGTCGAAAATGGCTGCTTTGAATTTCATTCTATCTACGCAAATAATTTTTAATAACTAGGCGTTATTGTTACATAGATTGTTTACCCAAAGTAGCCATTCCGAATGTGTCGTAAAGATTTATGCGTTAGCGCGAGTCAGAGTCGATTTTTTCAGGTTGTCAGTACTGACAATCGGTCGCTCTTCTTTAGGTGTTGCGTACCAATAACCTAAGCCAACAAAAACCGACCCTGAAACTAAGTTGCCTAGTGAAACCCAAAGCAAGTTGTTGGCAGCGCCGGCTACCGTAAACCCAGGAGCTGAATCACCTAGCCAAGATAAAGCAAAGATGGTCATATTGGCGACAGAGTGCTCATAACCACTGGCAATGAAGGCAAGTAAGCACCACCAAATGGCAATAAATCGACCTACTCCTGTTTCTCTTTGGCACATCCATATCGCAAGGCACACAAGCCAGTTACATAGCATACCTTTCACAAAGAGTGCTCCAGCAGACGTGGTTGATTTTGCTAAAGCGGTTAGGTGCAAGAGGCTGGTGGCATCTGGTAAAAGCTTGCCTCCACCAGTGCTCATAAATAATACCGCGATAAACACAGAACCGAGAAAATTACCTGCCCAAGTTGCAGGAAGAACTCTCGCCGCATCTTTCCAACGCACATGGCCAGTTTTGGCTCCTAAGGTGAAGTAAAGCGTGTGGCCAGTAAACAGTTCAGAGCCTGCAATAATCACTAGCGTGAGTGCGACACCAAAGGTCGTACCCATAACTAAATATCGCACAGATGGGT
This genomic stretch from Vibrio marisflavi CECT 7928 harbors:
- a CDS encoding HAD family hydrolase, producing MKFKAAIFDMDGLLLDTERVCKTIFQQACDALNLPFLESAYLNIIGCNSKRCEEILTGAYGADYQPLHNEWKRRYQAVVMHEPIPVKQGVIELLDWLHNQSIPMAVATSTENNVAKTKLRLAGLDQYFQNLTTGCEVSNSKPDPEIYLLAASRLEVSPDVCLSFEDSNNGIKAAVAAGTIAYQIPDLIQPTDEVIALGHSIEPSLTDVLTKLKSIH
- a CDS encoding substrate-binding periplasmic protein, with protein sequence MQRYLFVSLLILCSTLLPHTAYSSSTSFKGKTISVVYSSRWAPFSYHLENHAVSGILPVLLSKILTEKMGMEVNSYAEPWARAQESAKQGRYDAIFTAITPEREHYFLANKYDLFSLDWRAFVSQESPLFENIKPDQDILKNKKLQYVVVNGDGSSEQILKNYDLPYTSLTSAQQCLGLIAFGRKDVFLHSYLVGETLLHKMNLNNKVKALRKTYKSVGFKLLLSRKSSYDQALLDELDKHLAQMIESGELQQLREQVENEQLLKALDLN
- a CDS encoding substrate-binding periplasmic protein; its protein translation is MSDSRANTVKPEKVQTTYCGIHKVMPIQKSGFRTISSWTKGGIASLSIHFFCTVIVVMFFSTLLNKAYPSNENSLSVAVSPWIPWRIQSDDGSWGGIAIDTLRVITVCTKTDLELLDIKNAKRMRKEWGRRINAESAISPFWRKAEESSSSYTSPLFSTSDIILAKKGVFKNIQSSKDLHGEKVGVTVGYYYPEGFTEAFNAGKIQTSPSNSKNLLPKLLRGRLKAIIINENELQYLLSNNQYDFKYDIDNFEVIYRFETVLLHVRLHRDYQHLIPKFNAVIEQLNSSGIKERIQSKYSSSGKEKEPISLDECPFKPN
- a CDS encoding LysR family transcriptional regulator — protein: MDWLESVRTYVRVVEQGSFHSAAKSLNMTTSGLSKRINWLENQLNIQLMKRTTRSLSLTEAGEHFYQKARYQLLEWQSLVDETRTIDSSPYGKLIIGATVAVGAKILMPYIDSFLAKYPNMKVKLIMTSPGQIPELQLDVFISRKVEQINTLSHKALPLSNHRQRFYASPDYLSRHGTPSTIEDLREHNLLVWGEHEEKRLTLSNGETLLMDGNFVTSNPEALFESVKRGMGVVLTPENLAQESVEKGDIISILPDVHGEGLSLYAYYPYLQQTHARTQLFIDFLKENFIQPRE
- a CDS encoding carboxylesterase/lipase family protein, with translation MDNQKTVEINTPFGPVCCIESQGVLSAHRLRYAIPPLEEHRFALPVPITPWTTPLDCTKKGLQPLQLPCRLDSVMGEYSIPMGEDCLHLDVWAPSSNTENAPVLVYIHGGAFITGSGSYSCYDGSQLVKNTGMVVVNISYRIGALGFLPIDDIAPANLGLHDQLCALDFIQKVVSSFGGDPNNVTIAGQSAGAHSVAIHLDHPASRQYFHRAIMMSAPLGAKLHQPDKIREIAAAYLEELGVKPGDREALCRVSSEELLRAQKLLQEKFAPSGGEITPPFIPSVDGDFVTSQPGLALREGSATDIDVMIGTTREEMAAFLPTEPAIQAEIAKLAMPLFQRRFGEQAVAAMKKAAGYRVPSTPFNLISDVQTQAIFTEGSLEAAAGHSDNGGTTYVYSFDWQAPSSKFAACHCIDLPFLFGNLDVWVDAPMLDGAGKQEMENLVDIFQGAIAAFVRSGSPNGDSLPDWHQYGKAGLELHFDRRITVGSTRT
- the nirC gene encoding nitrite transporter NirC; this encodes MFTDPIKKCSNTSFRIKNLFNDNPLSFWISSAMAGAYVGLGVILIFTLGNLVDPSVRYLVMGTTFGVALTLVIIAGSELFTGHTLYFTLGAKTGHVRWKDAARVLPATWAGNFLGSVFIAVLFMSTGGGKLLPDATSLLHLTALAKSTTSAGALFVKGMLCNWLVCLAIWMCQRETGVGRFIAIWWCLLAFIASGYEHSVANMTIFALSWLGDSAPGFTVAGAANNLLWVSLGNLVSGSVFVGLGYWYATPKEERPIVSTDNLKKSTLTRANA